A region from the Rufibacter sp. DG15C genome encodes:
- a CDS encoding GNAT family N-acetyltransferase — MKKLNIQTERLNIRHIALADLSDFHLYRSNPEITKYQGFDVMTIEQAQEFIEDNSTKHFGKAGEWVQYGIENSETSQLIGDCAIKLDSYDTRIAEIGITISHLEQKKGYAKEVMLGVLSFLFDDKEIHRVVEIVDADNIASVNLLKSLRFRQEGHFVENIYFKGKWGSEFQYAMLRREWEEAKIGQDRSAERTPR; from the coding sequence GTGAAAAAATTAAATATCCAAACAGAACGGCTTAACATTCGGCACATCGCTTTAGCAGACCTTTCCGACTTTCATCTATATCGCTCAAACCCAGAAATCACCAAATACCAAGGTTTCGATGTGATGACGATTGAGCAAGCTCAGGAGTTTATTGAAGACAACTCCACGAAGCATTTTGGGAAAGCTGGAGAATGGGTACAATATGGAATCGAAAATAGTGAAACAAGCCAACTTATCGGCGATTGCGCCATCAAACTCGACTCCTATGATACAAGGATTGCAGAAATCGGTATTACCATTTCACACCTTGAACAGAAAAAGGGCTATGCCAAAGAAGTGATGCTTGGTGTACTGAGTTTTCTTTTTGACGATAAAGAAATACACCGAGTGGTTGAGATTGTAGACGCTGACAACATTGCTTCAGTTAATCTATTGAAAAGCTTAAGGTTTAGACAGGAGGGGCATTTCGTAGAAAACATATATTTCAAAGGAAAATGGGGGAGCGAGTTCCAGTATGCCATGTTGAGACGGGAGTGGGAAGAGGCGAAGATTGGCCAGGACAGAAGCGCAGAACGCACACCTAGATAA